tccagattctcgctattataaataagactgctacaaacatagtggagcatgtgtctttctgaaCTGATCTACTTAAGGAATTTTCAAAAGTCAGTCTAAGTCTGGGTGGGTTCAGTGGGAGAGCCTGCACTTATCATACCCAGGCTTACGTTCCATCAATGGCACcaggaaaatagaaacaagcaTAGAGGTCACTAAGGTCAATGGCCAGTTCCTCCTCACTAACCTAAGGCTTAGTGGACACGGTTGTTGGGAAGACAGTGAGTGGTGCCTGGCTTTGCCACACTTCTTCCTGaccacccccacctccttccGTGGAGTTGCTCCTGCTTCCTATCTTACCACAGGCCCTTCAATTCGAATATCCTCAAAACCCATGCCCAGATGGGCCTCGCTGCAGAGTCCTGGCTGGAGAAAGATGAGTTCGGACGGAGGAAGCTGGTGACAGGCAGGTGCCAAATGGAGCCCAGCAGTGACAGTGCATCCATGACCACTGAGTAAGGCCTTCTGCTTTTCCCAGGACAGCCCTGCCTCGTGAGTGGCTGTAGCTGCATATCCCCACACATCCTCATAAGTCCTAAGCAGACTTCAGCCCTTTGCTAAGACTTTCTCCTCCTGTTCTCCCCTCCCAGAACCCATACCCTTCCTCCCTGTGTTCCCTGTATTCATTCCATTTTTTACCCACTGCAGAAACACCTTTTGAAGATGGAACTCTGCTCTTTCCTCTAAGGTCCTACTTCAAAGCTTTTGAGGAGaaatacaaaatcagaaatgcctCTTGAGCCCCACTAGCCTCATGGCTGCTTGGCTCTGTGGCCATTTTTCCTCCACTGATAGTCATTCGTCTTCACACCCCTGTGCTGGCATATGGTGATCTTCCTTCCAGAATGCCTTCCTGACCTTTTTAAGAACCTCATTAACACATCCCCAAGTATTTCCCAAGAATCTCCTAATGCCAAGCACCCTGCCTAATGCTAGAGGCACCAGGGTGAGCAAGACAGGAATGAGAATTTTATGGAGCTCTGGGGACTGACCACCAGCTCTGGGTCAATTGTCCACCTCAATAGACCCCTGTGAGGGGTGTGCTGATTTCACTCTGTAACTTCCAAATGCTGAACCTTGACACTTTTCATGAATGCCTGCCCATGTAAGCATCAGGTGTGTGGTAACAGCTCAGACTGTGGCAGACATTGACAATCTGGAGGAAGACCATAAACTAGTGCTCTCCTGCCATGGTCCTAACAAGAGTTGGCACTTGATTCCTATGTGAACTTGGCCATGTCACATTACTTCTCTGGGTCCCAACTGACTATTCCTAATAAGAATACCTCCCTAGATGGCCAAGTGAAAATTCAAGAGTGTGTTTAGCACATATTTCCCAGCCTTGGTGTAGCCTGGACTGGTTCATTCTGTCCTGATTTCCTATCTTTTCTCTTAGGGCAGCCTCACCCAAGATGAAGAATTTTCTCCACAACCTCAGAGAAAGCCTGGGGAAAGTTATCCCGAATTTGGTAGAAAGTCAAGTAAGTTTAAGGACACTGTCTTCCCTGTAGGCATCTGTGAGTCTGAGGATCGAGGTACACTTATGGGTAACTTAGCAGAGAACTTCTGCCGCTGGGCTGTGGAATCTGACAGCAAATGTCAGTAGCCAATGGCAAGGAACAACCACCCTAAGTGTTTGTATCCTTGTGTGTAGCACAGGCACAGTTGGAGTCCCCACTTCACAGACTTGTGGGGCTTCAGGGAATAGACATGGCTGTACTATGCATGCCTCCTGTGGTTGTCTGGGTCCTGCTGGAACCCAGTGCTACCAGTGCCCCCTGCCTCAAAGACCTCAGTTCCTTCCTATCCCTGGCTGACCCTCTGTCTGTGCTGGGGGCCTAGGTATGTCCTCTGATTGGTGAGATCCTCCGGCAGTTGGATGTGAAGCTATTGAAAGGCTTAGTGGGTGAGTGTTGGGGTGCATCCCGGGAGACCTCCTTGGAACTAGTAGATACTGAGGGAGGAGCCACAGCTCTCATGTGCTGTAAGAACACATACTAGGTACTCCATTGCAATGCTCCCCAACCATACGAGTGGGGGGAATAGAAGGGACTGTAGCCACCTAGGCTACACCCTACCAAGTCACCAGACTGGAGACTCCGGTTTCCCCCAAGAGCTCTGCAAGTCCAGTAGGGAGGACTAAAGTCAAAACAACCCCTACTCCAGAGATGGTTGAACGTcttcagcctcccctcccccgctgCCCTGGTGGAGCTCACAGTCTtgggaatagaaggcaggaagtgaTTTGTCAAGGGATGTCTTTCTGAACAAGTGATGGGAAGGGAATGCTCCTGGCCCCAGCCCTTGAAGAATCCATGGGGAAGTAGCCTTTTCTCTGTGGACTTGGGGATTAGAAGGATCACCTAGCAACCAagactccttttctcctttcagaaCAGGTGGCTGCTCATAACCTTGGTCAGCCCTGAATCAGTCAAATCTCTGCTATCAGGCTCGAGGGGCCTCCCATTGCCTGCCATTGGTCAAAAGGAGGTACTTCTGGTTGAGATCTTACGTCTCTCTCAGTGTGTGGCTTCTGCTGTCCCCTGGAAAAATGACCCCCAGGTCCCAAGACATCCTGTCCTTTCCAACAATAAACTCTAACTCTGAAGGATAACATCGACACCACTTGAAGGATATGGCAGCCCAAGCCCCttacacaccccacacccccacaccacccctacacaccaccctccacccccacatcAAGCTTTAGGGCAAATatccctggtttgctcagcccaGTAATGGTGAGGAATGCCCATGGTAGCCTGTTGTTTGCAGCCGGGGACCTTGCTCAAAGCAGGGAGAAGCTAGACTCATTGACTCATCTATGTTTAGTTAAGCACTTACTGTGTGCCATGTCTGTCTCTGGGCTCCCAAAGGGTGCATAGAAAGCACAATAGAGCAGAAATGCAGAAGAGACTCTGAATCAGACAAGGGTGGGTACAGgacagaatgaggcctgtcattggacaagaaggaaggatgggcgggagaaaagtttgagggaagaggaggagactggaatggagagACGGGaagagaagccatggagaaaaCATGGAGGTTGACACTAAGACTCCaatctgtgtatttacaggttgttatgaatgttcttcagggatggatgtgtatggggctttatatgtttaggtgggcaattatatcttatcaattggatcagaggttattgtgttgtgtgttctttcttgtggcaaattaagtttaagagagtatgtggcagtTGGGACACTAAGCCGCCACgaaattgagatgtatatttctggcgtggtggcagcctgccttgggaactgaatgggtagagagattgttgctaggctcagagagaggccatcggcAATGTTacatgggatggagcaaagtgagagactttgctgactgggattaagatatctatcagatatcttggggcactgcggtgctagACCTAGTGGGGGTGAAAAGAAAgccatttattataattttacaacaagaTTCACCTCTATTAAGGAGCGGGTCCATGAGCAACCAgtgtctccagccccaaagcaAGAGATGGAATAGAGAACAAACTCAGCAAACGTTCAGGGTAAAATGAGTGGATAATTCCTGACCTGTAGACTCACTATCTGTGTCTTAGACAAAAGGCATCACCATTTGGGCTCTTGTGGGAGTAAAAATTCTGCAGGACCCATGGCACACTGCTGGCATCAGAGAAATCAGCCCACCACGTTAGGAAACTAGCAACACTCAGTCAAGCTGAGCTTAGCTTAGACATGTGGGAGATTCAGCACGAACTGTCCAAAGACAAGGCTGTCATGGCAGCAATGCACACAAGAGCCGTAAAGCAGCCGTGTCTCCAAATGTCCTGAGAAtggacaggcaggcagggaggtaggagagACACAGCCCGTGTTAACAATGGTGATGAAAAGAATCCTCCGAGAGTGAATCTTCCAAAGCTGCATCAGAAAAGACGGACCTGAAGATCGTGTGTTGCAGCTCCAGTGACACAGAAGTAAAAACACACCGCAGTGGATGCACATTGCTGGGGGTCAGGATTAATTACAGTGGAGCAAAGTTGGGCAACAGGGAGGGGCTTCTAAAGAACTGGTGACAACCTGTGCTTTAACCTGGGTCCTGGCTACGGGGAAGAGCATTCAGTCTATGGAAAATTCACTCAGCTGTTTGTGTGTATACCTTTTTCTGATCATAATGTGTTTTCAACaagttttctaaataaaatatttagcagACAGCACCCACATGTGTGTGGAGTGCATGAAAAACCACTTGCAAGATGTTTTCTATATGGAAAATGTTTATTCAAGGCCATTGAGTTCACTGTTAACTGTCTGTCTATGGGCTGTCCAAAACTGAATGCTGATTCCCATCCTAATTCATCACAGACTAAGGACAAATGTCACACATATTAACAATAggaacatgggctggagaggtggctccatgCTTAagaacttactgctcttccagaggtcccagttCCAGATGCCAGCACCCATGGCTCACAATGCCTGAAATTCAAGCTCCAAGAgaatccagtgccttcttccaGCTTCCATGGGCAAATACgtggcatatatacacatacacaaataaaaataaatatttaaaaataaataaatacctgagCATCCAGCGaaaccacttctgggcatacacccaaaagatgttccaacatataacaaggacacatgttccactatgttcatagcagctttaagCTAAAACCCTGATGTCCTTCAACggaggactggatacagaaaatgtggtacatctacacagtggagtactacttagctattaaaaacaatgacttcatgaaattcttaggcaaatagatgaacttagaaaatatcatcctgagtgaagtaatccagtcacaagagaacacacatggtatgcactcactgataaatggatgttAGCTCAAAAGCTCTAAAtgcccaagatacagttcacagaccacataaaatgaggctcaagaagaaagaagactgaccaaagtgtggatacttcagtcctctTAGAAGGGGAGACAAACTACTCaagggagaaaatacagagacagagtgtggaacagagactgaaggaaaaaccatccagagcctgccccacctggggatccagcctatatacagacaccaaactcagacacaattacagatgccaagaagtgcatgctgacaggagcctgattatagctgtctcctgagaggctctgccagagcctgacaaatacagaggtggatgctcacagccaaccattggactgagcacagggcccccaatggaggagttagagaaaggactgaaggagctgaaggggtttgcaacctataggaagaacaacaatatcaaccaaccagacccccccccagagctcccagggactaaaccaccaacaaaagagtacacatggagagacccatggctccagccgcatatgtagcagaggatggccttgttggacatgaatgggaggagaagcccttggtcctgagaaggctcaatgccccaatgttgagaaatgccagggcagggaagcacgaaggggtgggtagatgatagggcaccctcacagaagcagggagaggggggatgggataaggggttccCAGAGTGGAaagtgggaaaggagataacatttgaaatgtaaataaaatatctgataaagataaataaataaataaatatgcacttGACAAGTCTTCAATATCTCAAACTCCTCACCAGCAACCCTCTGATATACAAAACTGTCACCCAGTTTACACAGGAGAGTTCTGAAAGAAAAAGTTATTTCCCTAAAGACACAGAGAGGAACTGGCCTTGTCAGCCCTGCTAACCGTATTAATCACCTGGCAGGCAGGGGAATCACAAGGCTCGCACTCTCAACTGGGAACCCCCACCCCAAGATCTCCCCGTGCTCCCTCCCTTCTAACACCCCCCGAGGCTTCCCTCCCACCCAAGGGGAATATGATGAAACCAAGGTTCAGGTGAGCTGAGAAGCTCAAACAAGGAAGTGTCAACCGCTCAGAGATGAGAAGAGGGCCAGAGAACTTCTTGTCTCCATCTTTCAATTCAAACTTCCCTAATCCGAAATGCTTCACCGCGGATTTGCAACCCTAAACGCCATGTTCCTGAACATTCCACTTGATAGCCTTTGGCTTAAAGGGCTCTTCCTGCTCTTGAGTCAAAGAGCAAACACAGGAGGGCTAGGCCACACGGCTGTCTGCTTCCTTGGGGGATAGCTtttgtcttcattcttcttggCTCCGTCTGGGTTGTCTTAAGAGCTCCATGAAGATGTCTCTCTGTGCTTTCCCCATTCTGTCTTCATATTAAGATTCACAGAGTCAGAGGCTCTTCCATCACGCTTGCTCCCAGAAGAGCTCCTTCGAATACAGAGCCCCCCAATGCTCTTGGGGTCCACAGTGACGGACGcttaaaacaaaaatgcaatCCCCAGAAGTCAGAACTTTTGTCTGCGCACTACCTCTAGGTACCTTAAACCTTCCTTGTCCTTTGGTGTCCAGGCAGGCTCTGGATCAGGTATGTAACTAGGACTATACACTTTCCCCACACATTAACCTCTCACAGTTTTAGGAGGTGTTTGTGGTTAATTCCATGTTAACTCTGGGTGAGGTAACCTAGCTCAAGAGAAGAAGCCTTGAAAAGGTTCTAGAGACTTCCCTCATGGCTCCTACTGTTAACAGTGCGGTACTTGACACGCTGAGCTCCACTAAGGCAGCAGAATGTAGCTTGAGATACTGCCATGTGTTTAATTCAAAAGAGGatgaaacaaaagagagagatggaCAGGGATGCGGAGTAAAACATGCTTCCCAGAGTCACCCTCTGCTAATGAGCCATGCCAGGTTCAGAACGCTGAGACCGCTGACGCAATGATCCACGGGAGGCCTCCAGAGGACATGGCCAGGCCTTTTGGAACAGAAGACTGCAAATTTGTCCTTGAAAAGCACTGAAGCAATACAGCCTGGTGTCACCTCTCTCCCCGGTGAGTTCACCTCAGGCAGGTCACAGCCTTCTCTTAACCTCACTTTCCCTCAGAGGATTGTGACAAGTGGCATAAGTCCCCAGTGTCTTCTAAGAGGCTTCTGCTGTCTGCTCTTGGTGCTGGAGAAATCAGTCTCAAGGCAAGGGAAGTTTGCCTGTGGCTAACAGTGCTTGAGAAGATCCATTAGATGCACTTTGCCATAAaactctcccccttcccttcctccctcaccacctcctcctcctcctcctccttcttttctctctctctctctctctctccttctctctctctctctctttctctctctctccccccccttttCCGAAAACCTCCTCCATATCTTTTTCCCGTGTTCTAGAGAATGAACCTGAGACAAACTGAATTCTTTTAATAAGAAAACTCagctctactttttaaaaatggaagccGGCATGAGTTGTGGCTATATCCTATGAGATTGATTCTTCTTAAGCCTCAGCAAATTATATTGTTCTGTTCTTGATCAATTTAAGAACCagaacaaaacattcacacacacacacacacacacacacacacacacacacacacacacacaccttaccgGTACAGGGTCCTGAGTATAAGCAGTGtatgggaaggaggggaaggaggccaCCCACAGTTCCTTGGGAGCACAGTAGATGTCTCAGTATCACCTGTgagggaaagctgaggcaggagccttAGCTGTGTGTCCTGCTGCTGGGATCTGCTCAGGAGCATCCATGCTGGAGCACCAAGCATGCAGGGACTCCTCAAAGAACAATTCCAGCAGAAGCAGCAGTGAGGCGTTAAGTTTCCTGTGTCTGGGGCCCAGTGAGTGAGAGCAGGTGAGTGGATGCCAATGGCAGAATGGACGGGGAGCGTTTCTGAGTCAAATGCCCTCGCCCTATCATGATGGTCATGCAAAGTCATACTAAGTTGTAAATCATACAAGTTCGCCCTGAAAGAAGTGACAACCTCCACCAAATGTTCCTTTGATGTGTTTGCCTGTTCTTGGACTCTTTAAACTCCTAACAGACTGTCAAAAGCAGACCTCAAAGGGTGTGAAACAAGAATTCCCACCCTCAAGACTAGACAGTTCTCTATGTTGAGGTAGAGGTGGGAGGAATCCaagagaaactgaaaagaacacaATGCAGCACACGCTGCCTCCAAAACCGAACTCAGTAAGGATAGACTCAAGAAACCCTGCAGACGTGCTGAGTGTAGGGAAGAGGGGACGCCTATGCCCCCAACCCTGCCCAAGGCCAAGACAATAAATGGCCCAAGGAAAGATGGTGAGCCAGAGGGTTTAGGTGGGAACAGGCAGCTGGGCTAACAGCCACCCCACCTCACAGTGCTACCTTTGGCCTACAAAGGGCATAGATAATGTGTGTCTGTCTAAGGAGGAGACAATCAATGATAAATACTAAATCGGAAGAAACCAGCTGGCAGGTGACATTCATTTTTCTAGTCAAGAACAAGAACAAGCCTCCTCTGTGCACCATGGTACAGGTAAATCCCTGAGACGGGAATGAAGGCTTTCTTTGTAAATGAACAAAatactatcagaaatagcaggtAAATGGCTGGCATGTATCTTGCTTGGTAACGCAGGTAAAAGAATGTGCAGACACCTACATCAAGCAAGATACATGCCAGCTCCCCAAGAGCGCTCTCTCCACAAAAATATCCATTGGAGGGGATAggggggcaaagtttagagcagagactaaaggaacagccattcagagactgccccacatgtggatacggccaccaaaactagataagatggatgaagcaaagaagtacatgctgacaggaaccgaatctctcctgagagacacagccagaacatgtcaaatacagaggcgaatgctagcagcaaaccactgaactgagaacgggaaccccttAGGggtaattagagaaaggattgaaagacctgaaggggctttcgaccccataagaacaacaataccaaccaaccagagcttccagggactaaaccactacccaaagactatacatggatggacccatggctccaactgcataggtagcagtgaatagcatTGTtggagtaccagtggaaggggaagcccttggtcctgccaaggttggacccccagtgtaggggattgttttggggggtggtaatgggagattgatagggaggggaacacccatatagaaggttagggggctgatgaactggaaaccgggaaagggaataacattttaaatgtaaataagaaatacccaatttaataaaaatgggggaaaaagagTGCTCTCCCCAAAACCCTGAGGTGTGAGGTCATCCTCATCTTACACAGAAGGAAGGAG
This Rattus norvegicus strain BN/NHsdMcwi chromosome 3, GRCr8, whole genome shotgun sequence DNA region includes the following protein-coding sequences:
- the Bpifa3 gene encoding BPI fold-containing family A member 3 isoform X3 is translated as MRLLDRLNVSGTVAPGMVSWLISGMNFQQQQEISINITNVQLDCGGIQMAFPKEWFSANITLEFDIEFKLPFNSNILKTHAQMGLAAESWLEKDEFGRRKLVTGRCQMEPSSDSASMTTEAASPKMKNFLHNLRESLGKVIPNLVESQNRWLLITLVSPESVKSLLSGSRGLPLPAIGQKEVLLVEILRLSQCVASAVPWKNDPQVPRHPVLSNNKL
- the Bpifa3 gene encoding BPI fold-containing family A member 3 isoform X4; translation: MRQSEQQSINITNVQLDCGGIQMAFPKEWFSANITLEFDIEFKLPFNSNILKTHAQMGLAAESWLEKDEFGRRKLVTGRCQMEPSSDSASMTTEAASPKMKNFLHNLRESLGKVIPNLVESQNRWLLITLVSPESVKSLLSGSRGLPLPAIGQKEVLLVEILRLSQCVASAVPWKNDPQVPRHPVLSNNKL
- the Bpifa3 gene encoding BPI fold-containing family A member 3 isoform X1; protein product: MHLLWRFLVLLLGLLALPSALPKQPWPGLTKAHKDGRSTLARIIAQGLLKHNAEGRIQSMRLLDRLNVSGTVAPGMVSWLISGMNFQQQQEISINITNVQLDCGGIQMAFPKEWFSANITLEFDIEFKLPFNSNILKTHAQMGLAAESWLEKDEFGRRKLVTGRCQMEPSSDSASMTTEAASPKMKNFLHNLRESLGKVIPNLVESQNRWLLITLVSPESVKSLLSGSRGLPLPAIGQKEVLLVEILRLSQCVASAVPWKNDPQVPRHPVLSNNKL